A stretch of the Streptococcus himalayensis genome encodes the following:
- a CDS encoding ABC transporter ATP-binding protein: MKPAVIEFKNFSFQYQAQSEPTLKNINLTIYQGEKVLIVGPSGSGKSTLGQCLNGIIPNIHQGQMSGEFLIQGQPAYHLSVYDKSTLVSTVLQDTDGQFIGLSVAEDLAFALENDLVAQADMKASVSKWASRLELTSLLSHRPQDLSGGQKQRVSLAGVLIDESPILLFDEPLANLDPKSGQDTIDLIDQLHGENQTILIIEHRLEDVLYRSVDRIVLIEDGKIHFNGHPDELLKTTLLKQAGIREPLYVTTLRQLGYAVDEAEHLSNLVRLDLSDVQFDNSEKLTHSSEKKEPLLALSDIRFGYGEKEVLKGLHLDIGHGEMIAIVGKNGAGKSTLAKALCKFIETQGTYLWKNQAIKGDSTKERAERIGYVLQNPNQMISETMIFDEVALGLRLRGVAESEIEVRVHEALKTCGLYEFRKWPISALSFGQKKRVTIAAILVLNPEVILLDEPTAGQDQRNYTEIMEFLASLHQKGHTIIMITHDMQLMLDYAERAIVLVDGEIVADRAPVEILTDSDLLARANLKDTSIFALANHLGVNPLHLTEFYKKGKGVSHA; encoded by the coding sequence ATGAAACCAGCAGTCATCGAATTTAAAAACTTTAGTTTTCAATATCAGGCTCAGTCTGAGCCGACCTTAAAGAATATCAATCTTACCATTTATCAAGGGGAGAAGGTCCTGATAGTAGGCCCATCTGGCTCTGGAAAATCCACGCTCGGCCAGTGCTTGAATGGAATCATTCCTAATATTCACCAAGGACAGATGAGTGGAGAGTTTTTGATCCAAGGTCAGCCTGCCTACCATTTGAGTGTTTATGATAAATCAACCTTGGTCAGTACTGTTTTACAGGATACGGATGGTCAGTTTATCGGTCTTAGTGTGGCAGAAGATTTGGCTTTTGCATTGGAAAATGATTTAGTCGCTCAAGCTGACATGAAGGCCAGTGTGTCTAAGTGGGCAAGTCGTCTTGAGCTAACCTCGCTCTTGTCTCACCGCCCTCAAGACTTATCTGGAGGTCAAAAGCAGCGAGTCAGTTTGGCAGGTGTCTTGATTGATGAAAGCCCGATTTTGCTCTTTGATGAACCCTTGGCAAATCTGGATCCCAAGTCCGGCCAGGATACGATTGACTTGATTGACCAGCTGCACGGGGAAAATCAGACCATTCTGATCATCGAACATCGGCTAGAAGACGTCTTATACCGCTCCGTGGATAGGATTGTCCTGATAGAAGATGGAAAGATTCACTTTAATGGTCATCCAGATGAGCTTTTGAAAACAACTCTTTTGAAACAAGCAGGAATTCGTGAGCCCTTGTACGTGACGACCCTTCGTCAGCTAGGCTATGCGGTGGATGAGGCTGAACATTTATCAAATTTGGTACGATTGGATCTTTCTGATGTGCAGTTTGATAATTCTGAAAAGCTCACACATTCCTCAGAAAAGAAAGAGCCTTTATTAGCTTTGAGCGACATTCGGTTTGGCTATGGGGAAAAAGAAGTATTGAAAGGATTGCATCTGGATATTGGTCATGGGGAAATGATTGCCATTGTCGGGAAAAATGGTGCTGGGAAATCGACGCTTGCCAAGGCCCTTTGCAAGTTTATTGAAACACAAGGGACTTATTTGTGGAAGAATCAAGCTATCAAAGGAGATTCGACTAAGGAGCGAGCTGAGCGGATTGGCTATGTACTTCAAAATCCCAACCAGATGATTTCTGAGACTATGATTTTTGATGAAGTGGCCCTAGGCTTGCGTCTGCGGGGTGTAGCTGAGTCTGAAATCGAAGTGCGGGTGCATGAGGCTTTGAAGACCTGCGGCTTGTATGAATTTCGCAAATGGCCGATTTCAGCCCTATCTTTTGGGCAGAAAAAACGGGTGACCATTGCAGCCATCTTGGTCTTAAATCCAGAAGTCATCCTCTTAGATGAGCCGACCGCTGGGCAAGACCAGCGAAATTATACTGAAATTATGGAATTTTTGGCAAGTCTGCATCAAAAGGGGCATACCATCATCATGATTACCCATGATATGCAGCTGATGCTTGATTATGCCGAGCGAGCAATTGTCTTGGTAGATGGGGAAATTGTCGCTGATCGTGCTCCTGTGGAAATCTTGACAGATTCGGATTTGCTGGCTAGAGCTAATTTGAAAGATACTTCTATCTTTGCCTTAGCCAATCATTTGGGGGTCAATCCCCTCCACTTAACGGAGTTTTACAAGAAAGGGAAGGGAGTTAGCCATGCTTGA
- the trhO gene encoding oxygen-dependent tRNA uridine(34) hydroxylase TrhO: protein MAKDIRVLLYYKYVPIENAQEFAAEHLAFCKSIGLKGRILVADEGINGTVSGDYETTQKYMDYVHSLPGMEDLWFKIDEEEEQAFKKMFVRYKKEIVHLGLEDNDFDNDINPLETTGAYLSPKEFKEALLDEDTVVLDTRNDYEYDLGHFRGAIRPDIRNFRELPQWVRDNKEKFMDKRVVVYCTGGVRCEKFSGWMVREGYKDVGQLHGGIATYGKDPEVRGELWDGKMYVFDERIAVDVNHVDPVVVGKDWFDGTPCERYVNCGNPFCNLRILTSEENEHKYLRGCSHECRVHPRNRYVAEHQLTREEVIERLAVIGETLDEVVAN, encoded by the coding sequence ATGGCAAAAGATATTCGTGTCTTACTGTATTACAAATACGTTCCGATTGAAAATGCGCAAGAATTTGCGGCGGAACACTTAGCATTTTGTAAATCAATCGGCTTAAAAGGTCGCATCCTTGTAGCGGACGAAGGAATCAATGGAACCGTTTCGGGTGATTATGAAACAACTCAAAAATACATGGACTATGTTCACTCACTTCCTGGTATGGAAGACCTTTGGTTCAAGATTGATGAAGAAGAAGAGCAAGCCTTCAAAAAAATGTTTGTACGTTACAAGAAAGAAATCGTTCACTTGGGCTTAGAAGACAATGATTTTGATAATGACATCAACCCGCTTGAAACAACAGGTGCCTACCTATCACCAAAAGAGTTCAAAGAAGCTCTCTTGGATGAAGATACGGTAGTTCTTGATACACGTAACGACTACGAATATGACCTCGGTCACTTCCGTGGTGCCATTCGCCCAGACATCCGCAATTTCCGCGAGTTGCCACAATGGGTCCGTGATAACAAGGAAAAATTCATGGACAAACGAGTGGTTGTTTACTGTACAGGTGGTGTCCGCTGTGAGAAATTCTCTGGTTGGATGGTGCGTGAAGGCTACAAAGATGTTGGTCAGTTGCACGGTGGAATTGCCACTTATGGAAAAGATCCAGAAGTTCGCGGGGAACTTTGGGATGGTAAAATGTATGTCTTTGACGAGCGTATTGCTGTCGATGTCAACCATGTAGACCCTGTTGTGGTTGGAAAAGACTGGTTTGATGGAACACCATGCGAGCGTTATGTCAACTGTGGCAATCCATTCTGTAACCTTCGTATCTTGACCTCAGAAGAAAATGAGCACAAATACCTCCGTGGTTGCTCACACGAATGCCGTGTTCACCCACGCAATCGCTATGTAGCAGAACATCAATTGACACGCGAAGAAGTAATCGAACGTTTGGCTGTAATTGGTGAAACGCTTGATGAAGTAGTGGCAAATTAA